A region from the Panicum hallii strain FIL2 chromosome 1, PHallii_v3.1, whole genome shotgun sequence genome encodes:
- the LOC112884560 gene encoding delta(24)-sterol reductase-like, with product MADLQTPLVRRKRKKVLVDYLVQFRWILVIFVVLPFSALIYLNIYLGDMWSAMKSEKRRQKEHEENVDKVVKRLKQRNPKKDGLVCTARKPWIAVGMRNVDYKRARHFEVDLSAFRNILEIDKERMIAKVEPLVNMGQITRATCPMNLALAVVAELDDLTVGGLINGYGIEGSSHIYGLFSDTVVAMEVVLADGRVVRATKDNEYSDLFYGMPWSQGTLGFLVSAEIKLIPTKEYMRLTYTPVKGTLKEIAQAYADSFAPRDGDPAKIPDFVEEMVYSSSEGVMMTGVYATEEEAKKKGNKINRVGWWFKPWFYQYAQAALKKGEFVEYIPTREYYHRHTRSLYWEGKLILPFGDQFWFRFLLGWLMPPKVSLLKLTQGEAIRNYYHDSHVIQDMLVPLYKVGEALEFVHREMEVYPLWLCPHGLYKLPVKTMVYPEPGFELHQRQGDTSYAQMFTDIGVYYAPAAVLRGEEFNGAEAVHRLEQWLIENHSYQPQYAVSELSERDFWRMFDASHYEHCRRKYGAVGTLMSVYYKSKKGKKTEKEVQEAEAAILEPAYAEEA from the exons ATGGCGGATCTGCAGACCCCTCTGGTGCGGCGCAAGAGGAAGAAGGTTCTTGTGGACTACTTGGTCCAGTTCCGATGGATCCTTGTCATCTTTGTGGTCCTTCCATTCTCTGCGCTGATCTACCTCAACATCTATCTGGGAGATATGTGGTCTGCTATGAAGTCAGAGAAACGCCGGCAGAAGGAGCATGAGGAAAATGTAGACAAAGTTGTGAAGCGGCTTAAGCAGAGGAATCCAAAGAAGGATGGCCTTGTTTGCACCGCTAGGAAGCCGTGGATTGCTGTTGGTATGCGCAACGTGGACTACAAGCGCGCACGGCATTTTGAGGTCGACCTTTCTGCGTTCCGGAACATTCTCGAGATTGACAAAGAGAGGATGATCGCCAAGGTCGAGCCTCTGGTTAACATGGGGCAGATAACTAGAGCCACCTGCCCGATGAATCTAGCCCTCGCTGTGGTTGCTGAGCTTGATGACCTTACTGTTGGTGGTTTGATCAACGGTTATGGAATTGAAGGGAGCTCTCACATTTATGGCCTGTTCTCTGACACGGTCGTTGCGATGGAGGTTGTTCTTGCAGATGGCCGAGTTGTCAGAGCCACCAAGGACAACGAGTACTCTGACCTGTTCTATGGCATGCCATGGTCCCAGGGCACACTCGGGTTCCTAGTTTCTGCTGAGATCAAACTCATTCCCACCAAGGAATACATGAGGCTGACGTACACTCCTGTTAAGGGGACCTTGAAGGAAATTGCACAGGCTTATGCCGATTCTTTCGCTCCAAGAGATGGCGACCCTGCAAAGATCCCTGACTTTGTAGAAGAGATGGTGTACTCATCCTCGGAGGGTGTGATGATGACCGGTGTGTATGCCACGGAAGAGGaggcgaagaagaagggcaACAAGATCAACCGTGTCGGGTGGTGGTTTAAGCCCTGGTTCTACCAGTATGCACAGGCAGCTCTGAAGAAGGGCGAGTTCGTGGAGTACATTCCTACAAGGGAGTACTACCACCGGCACACCAGGTCCCTGTACTGGGAAGGGAAGCTGATCTTGCCGTTCGGTGACCAGTTCTGGTTCAGGTTCCTGCTTGGGTGGCTGATGCCACCAAAGGTCTCCTTGCTCAAGTTGACCCAGGGAGAAGCTATCAGGAACTACTACCACGACAGCCATGTGATTCAAGATATGCTGGTGCCGTTGTACAAAGTAGGGGAGGCTCTCGAGTTTGTCCACCGCGAAATGGAG GTTTATCCCCTGTGGCTGTGCCCTCATGGGCTGTACAAGCTTCCGGTGAAGACGATGGTGTACCCAGAGCCTGGGTTCGAGCTCCATCAGAGGCAAGGCGACACGAGCTACGCTCAGATGTTCACCGACATCGGCGTGTACTACGCCCCTGCTGCTGTCCTGAGGGGCGAGGAGTTCAACGGCGCGGAGGCTGTGCATAGGCTGGAGCAGTGGCTGATCGAGAACCATAGCTACCAGCCGCAGTACGCGGTGTCGGAGCTGAGCGAGAGGGACTTTTGGAGGATGTTCGATGCCTCGCACTACGAGCACTGCCGCCGCAAGTACGGCGCCGTGGGGACCTTGATGAGCGTCTACTACAAGTCGAAGAAGGGGAAGAAGACAGAGAAGGAGGTGCAGGAGGCTGAAGCTGCCATCCTGGAGCCTGCGTATGCTGAGGAGGCCTGA
- the LOC112884530 gene encoding synaptotagmin-2 isoform X1, with the protein MLTPSAGILPSPSSLSAASPSTYYSFRPLRRCLPVPRAAALPPERSAPLPTTSLPPETPASSEPAQLTRPFAPVPYRGAEDPLVSKLRTQLGVIHPLPAPPVSRSVIGLFALFFFVGAAFDKLWTLRKRRRAERELKVNGSWPQVPTSSFSLFLEEKDLQRKESVEWVNMVLGKLWKVYRTGIENWIVGLLQPVIDNLQKPDYVNRVEIRQFYLGEEPLSVRNVERRTSRRANDLQYQIGIRYAGGARMALALSLKFTKVPIIVPVWVRDFDIDGELWVKLRLIPTEPWVGAVSWAFVSLPKIKFELSLFRLFNLMAIPVLSMFLTKLLTEDLPRLFVRPKKIVLDFQQGRAMGPVSGSVASDIIQNVASDIIQDGNKDFVGELSVTLVDARKLSFVLFGKTDPYVVMILGDQVIKSKKNSQTTVIGLPGEPIWNQDFHLLVGNPRKQKLTIQVKDSIGLTDITIGTGEVELGSLKDTVPTDKIVTLYGGWGLFGKRTAGEVLLRLTYKAYVEDEEDEAVRSEFGGGYVSDEDVLEYVQGDMSKGSNFLGKERETFMDLLAALLVSEEFQGIVSLETGSSRDPEQAGSGSGSANSVVSPAAANGETVSNSSTDTALVWLAAITIVMVLVSSDLGASGYFNP; encoded by the exons ATGCTGACCCCCTCCGCCGGCATCCTGCCGTCGCCCTCCTCCCTCTCCGCTGCTAGCCCCTCCACGTACTACTCCTTCCGCCCTCTCCGCCGATGCCTGCCCGTCCCCAgagccgccgccctcccccccGAGCGCTCGGCGCCGCTACCAACCACCAGCCTCCCGCCCGAGACCCCCGCCTCCTCCGAACCGGCCCAGCTCACCCGCCCCTTCGCGCCGGTACCCTACCGGGGAGCAGAGGACCCGCTCGTCTCCAAGCTCCGCACCCAGCTCGGCGTCATCCACCCGCTCCCCGCGCCCCCCGTCAGCCGCTCCGTCATCGGCCTCTTCgccctcttcttcttcgtcgGCGCCGCCTTCGACAAGCTCTGGACGCTGCgcaagcgccgccgcgccgagcgcGAGCTCAAGGTCAACGGCTCATGGCCGCAGGTccccacctccagcttctccctcTTCCTCGAGGAGAAGGACCTGCAGCGCAAGGAGTCCGTCGAGTGGGTCAACATGGTCCTCGGCAAGCTATGGAAGGTCTACCGCACAGGCATCGAGAACTGGATCGTCGGCCTGCTCCAGCCAGTCATCGACAACCTCCAGAAGCCCGATTACGTCAATAGGGTCGAGATCAGGCAGTTCTACCTCGGCGAGGAGCCGCTCTCCGTCAGGAACGTCGAGCGCCGGACCTCAAGGCGGGCCAACGACCTACA GTACCAAATAGGCATTCGCTATGCCGGTGGAGCACGCATGGCGTTGGCGCTCTCCCTAAAGTTTACCAAAGTACCAATCATCGTGCCAGTTTGGGTTCGAGATTTCGACATTGATGGGGAGTTGTGGGTTAAGCTAAGGCTCATACCAACAGAACCATGGGTGGGAGCTGTATCTTGGGCTTTTGTATCCCTTCCAAAGATTAAGTTTGAGCTGTCACTGTTCCGCCTATTCAATCTTATGG CTATTCCTGTTCTGTCAAT GTTTCTCACAAAACTTTTGACAGAAGATTTGCCACGTCTCTTTGTCCGGCCCAAAAAGATAGTCCTTGATTTTCAGCAGGGAAGAGCTATGGGACCTGTTTCAGGAAGTGTTGCAAGTGACATAATTCAAAATGTTGCAAGTGACATAATTCAAGATGGAAACAAGGACTTTGTTGGGGAGCTATCAGTGACGCTAGTTGATGCTAGAAAGCTTAGTTTCGTCCTATTTG GCAAGACAGACCCTTATGTTGTCATGATTCTTGGTGACCAAGTCATAAAGAGCAAGAAGAACAGTCAAACAACTGTGATTGGGCTACCAGGAGAACCAATTTGGAATCAA GATTTTCATCTGCTTGTTGGAAATCCTCGCAAACAGAAGTTGACCATTCAAGTGAAGGATTCGATTGGTCTAACTGACATCACTATTGGCACTGGGGAG GTTGAGTTGGGATCACTTAAAGATACAGTTCCGACTGACAAAATTGTAACTTTATATGGCGGATGGGGCTTGTTTGGGAAACGAACAGCTGGGGAAGTGCTACTTCGGCTGACGTACAAGGCGTACGTTGAGGATGAGGAAGATGAGGCAGTGAGAAGCGAGTTTGGTGGCGGTTACGTCTCAGACGAGGATGTGCTGGAATATGTCCAAGGTGACATGAGTAAGGGCAGCAACTTTTTGGGTAAAGAAAGAGAAACATTCATGGATCTACTTGCTGCGCTGCTTGTCAGTGAGGAATTCCAAGGTATAGTGTCTTTGGAGACGGGAAGCTCAAGAGATCCTGAGCAGGCGGGCAGTGGATCAGGAAGCGCTAACAGCGTAGTCTCTCCTGCGGCAGCTAATGGTGAGACTGTATCTAATAGCTCCACAG ATACGGCTCTGGTATGGCTCGCGGCCATAACAATTGTGATGGTGCTCGTGTCCTCCGACCTTGGTGCTTCAGGCTATTTCAACCCTTGA
- the LOC112884530 gene encoding synaptotagmin-2 isoform X2 yields MLTPSAGILPSPSSLSAASPSTYYSFRPLRRCLPVPRAAALPPERSAPLPTTSLPPETPASSEPAQLTRPFAPVPYRGAEDPLVSKLRTQLGVIHPLPAPPVSRSVIGLFALFFFVGAAFDKLWTLRKRRRAERELKVNGSWPQVPTSSFSLFLEEKDLQRKESVEWVNMVLGKLWKVYRTGIENWIVGLLQPVIDNLQKPDYVNRVEIRQFYLGEEPLSVRNVERRTSRRANDLQYQIGIRYAGGARMALALSLKFTKVPIIVPVWVRDFDIDGELWVKLRLIPTEPWVGAVSWAFVSLPKIKFELSLFRLFNLMAIPVLSMFLTKLLTEDLPRLFVRPKKIVLDFQQGRAMGPVSGSVASDIIQNVASDIIQDGNKDFVGELSVTLVDARKLSFVLFGKTDPYVVMILGDQVIKSKKNSQTTVIGLPGEPIWNQDFHLLVGNPRKQKLTIQVKDSIGLTDITIGTGEVELGSLKDTVPTDKIVTLYGGWGLFGKRTAGEVLLRLTYKAYVEDEEDEAVRSEFGGGYVSDEDVLEYVQGDMSKGSNFLGKERETFMDLLAALLVSEEFQGIVSLETGSSRDPEQAGSGSGSANSVVSPAAANDTALVWLAAITIVMVLVSSDLGASGYFNP; encoded by the exons ATGCTGACCCCCTCCGCCGGCATCCTGCCGTCGCCCTCCTCCCTCTCCGCTGCTAGCCCCTCCACGTACTACTCCTTCCGCCCTCTCCGCCGATGCCTGCCCGTCCCCAgagccgccgccctcccccccGAGCGCTCGGCGCCGCTACCAACCACCAGCCTCCCGCCCGAGACCCCCGCCTCCTCCGAACCGGCCCAGCTCACCCGCCCCTTCGCGCCGGTACCCTACCGGGGAGCAGAGGACCCGCTCGTCTCCAAGCTCCGCACCCAGCTCGGCGTCATCCACCCGCTCCCCGCGCCCCCCGTCAGCCGCTCCGTCATCGGCCTCTTCgccctcttcttcttcgtcgGCGCCGCCTTCGACAAGCTCTGGACGCTGCgcaagcgccgccgcgccgagcgcGAGCTCAAGGTCAACGGCTCATGGCCGCAGGTccccacctccagcttctccctcTTCCTCGAGGAGAAGGACCTGCAGCGCAAGGAGTCCGTCGAGTGGGTCAACATGGTCCTCGGCAAGCTATGGAAGGTCTACCGCACAGGCATCGAGAACTGGATCGTCGGCCTGCTCCAGCCAGTCATCGACAACCTCCAGAAGCCCGATTACGTCAATAGGGTCGAGATCAGGCAGTTCTACCTCGGCGAGGAGCCGCTCTCCGTCAGGAACGTCGAGCGCCGGACCTCAAGGCGGGCCAACGACCTACA GTACCAAATAGGCATTCGCTATGCCGGTGGAGCACGCATGGCGTTGGCGCTCTCCCTAAAGTTTACCAAAGTACCAATCATCGTGCCAGTTTGGGTTCGAGATTTCGACATTGATGGGGAGTTGTGGGTTAAGCTAAGGCTCATACCAACAGAACCATGGGTGGGAGCTGTATCTTGGGCTTTTGTATCCCTTCCAAAGATTAAGTTTGAGCTGTCACTGTTCCGCCTATTCAATCTTATGG CTATTCCTGTTCTGTCAAT GTTTCTCACAAAACTTTTGACAGAAGATTTGCCACGTCTCTTTGTCCGGCCCAAAAAGATAGTCCTTGATTTTCAGCAGGGAAGAGCTATGGGACCTGTTTCAGGAAGTGTTGCAAGTGACATAATTCAAAATGTTGCAAGTGACATAATTCAAGATGGAAACAAGGACTTTGTTGGGGAGCTATCAGTGACGCTAGTTGATGCTAGAAAGCTTAGTTTCGTCCTATTTG GCAAGACAGACCCTTATGTTGTCATGATTCTTGGTGACCAAGTCATAAAGAGCAAGAAGAACAGTCAAACAACTGTGATTGGGCTACCAGGAGAACCAATTTGGAATCAA GATTTTCATCTGCTTGTTGGAAATCCTCGCAAACAGAAGTTGACCATTCAAGTGAAGGATTCGATTGGTCTAACTGACATCACTATTGGCACTGGGGAG GTTGAGTTGGGATCACTTAAAGATACAGTTCCGACTGACAAAATTGTAACTTTATATGGCGGATGGGGCTTGTTTGGGAAACGAACAGCTGGGGAAGTGCTACTTCGGCTGACGTACAAGGCGTACGTTGAGGATGAGGAAGATGAGGCAGTGAGAAGCGAGTTTGGTGGCGGTTACGTCTCAGACGAGGATGTGCTGGAATATGTCCAAGGTGACATGAGTAAGGGCAGCAACTTTTTGGGTAAAGAAAGAGAAACATTCATGGATCTACTTGCTGCGCTGCTTGTCAGTGAGGAATTCCAAGGTATAGTGTCTTTGGAGACGGGAAGCTCAAGAGATCCTGAGCAGGCGGGCAGTGGATCAGGAAGCGCTAACAGCGTAGTCTCTCCTGCGGCAGCTAATG ATACGGCTCTGGTATGGCTCGCGGCCATAACAATTGTGATGGTGCTCGTGTCCTCCGACCTTGGTGCTTCAGGCTATTTCAACCCTTGA
- the LOC112884492 gene encoding uncharacterized protein LOC112884492, which produces MDRHLSPQEWEQLLDDFSSSPSRRHRWLHLPLLDLAVSSLPRRDLPSHLKPLLLSLIDDHLLPPSPRSLPILLTSFLSFPPDHPLRDHLLVTVVSAFASALAAPLSKDHDAPPLAALVDALLAAANRPNHAPDRAARALACDALRALDAALPGLLAEALGHLYALAAAERSPAAQSYLLLLASAARHAVRLGRLRATASILAVAGPPTPFSVPAHLLSPPAASMAPPPSEVNVRDIRKVLALLMDRPQVLTPAAAMEMTAILAEIASAVLKWAPAIAAHIKVQFGGMLYSSNPMLLHSLLTLFLQFPDAFGAEDECTMARRLALAAREAHRPLAARLLALHWLLGSTMFRNLVPGLARWFYPNLFDPLALKAKKLECLAYVAARVDGDKVAGGRASEQATGLLDDGLVCVSAFRWLPAWSTETGVAFRALHRVLIIAAPHSTEDMRCSGAGELLNSTIFHHLQAILVDMASEHRGLVPVIAEFTNRLLACNSHQWAGEQLLRTLDERLLPRLEPGYQLASYYPLFEEIAQNETVPQLRLIELLTKQMVSLTKKHGPDTELKSWSQGSKVVGICRVMLKHHHSSHIFLPLSHLLVLTIESFPDLEVRDHARICLRMLSCVPGKKLRHLMGVGEQPSGVTPSHPGSLFDIPSPRPAQDLTSMTDMASYIHLERIVPLVVKQSWALTLPNFSVCSRPSGHILSIQDVSSAPSEQEKATGPAIERIGYTQETLRVMDSKGAETLQILRRYFACIPDYLHSSGLKIRIPCTFRFDSEPFNHAWRSDSPVSGSDEADELPALYAVMITFSSSAQFGKIPSCHVPFILGEPPGSGMDIVPIDNQNLEESSYCASVVIELEPREPSPGLIDVSIAANTENCQVLSGSLKPVTVGIEDMFMMASVPPDTLKEGVAVYYQDLFHALWEACDSSSNTGRETFPLSGGKGSAAINGTRSVKLMEVTPKVLIGAVERYLASFVVSVAGDSLVNILRGNGIIKNIVWEESVSDASVGADALVPYSPDSNLQLQLIDDDDIGVGSERYGHESKRDMGVMRVMIFLPPRYHLLFLMEVGCASTLVRIRTDHWPCLAYVDEYLEALIS; this is translated from the exons ATGGACCGGCACCTCTCGCCGCAGGAGTGGGAGCAGCTCCTCGACGActtctcctcctcgccctcccgCCGCCACCGATGGCTCCACCTCCCGCTCCTCGACCTCGCCGTCTCCTCCCTCCCCCGCCGCGACCTCCCCTCCCACCTCAagcccctcctcctctccctcatCGACGACCACCTGCTCCCGCCCTCCCCCCGCAGCCTCCCCATCCTCCTCACCTCCTTCCTCTCCTTCCCTCCCGACCACCCGCTCCGCGACCACCTCCTCGTCACCGTCGTCTCCGCCTTCGCCTCCGCCCTCGCCGCGCCCCTCTCCAAGGACCACGACGCaccgcccctcgccgctctCGTCGAcgcgctgctcgccgccgccaacCGCCCCAACCACGCGCCcgaccgcgccgcgcgcgcactcGCCTGCGACGCCCTGCGCGCCCTCGACGCCGCGCTCCCGGGCCTCCTCGCCGAAGCCCTCGGCCACCTCtacgcgctcgccgccgcggagcGCTCCCCGGCCGCCCAGTCATACCTCCTcctgctcgcctccgccgcgcgccacgccgtaCGCCTCGGGAGGCTCCGCGCCACCGCCTCCATCCTCGCGGTCGCCGGTCCGCCCACCCCCTTCTCCGTGCCCGCCCACCTGCTCTCGCCTCCCGCCGCCTCTatggcgccgccgccctccgagGTCAACGTCCGGGACATAAGGAAGGTGCTCGCTCTGCTCATGGACAGGCCGCAGGTGCTCACGCCCGCAGCTGCCATGGAGATGACGGCCATCCTTGCCGAGATCGCATCGGCTGTGCTCAAGTGGGCGCCAGCCATCGCAGCGCACATCAAGGTGCAGTTCGGGGGGATGCTCTACTCCTCCAACCCCATGCTGCTGCACTCGCTGCTCACACTCTTCCTCCAGTTCCCAGATGCATTTGGGGCCGAGGATGAGTGCACAATGGCACGCCGCCTAGCTTTGGCTGCTCGTGAGGCGCACCGCCCACTCGCAGCACGATTGCTGGCTTTGCATTGGCTACTCGGCTCTACCATGTTCAGGAATCTTGTGCCTGGGCTTGCCCGATGGTTTTACCCTAACTTATTCGATCCCCTTGCGCTCAAGGCCAAGAAGCTGGAGTGTCTCGCTTATGTTGCTGCTCGAGTTGATGGGGACAAGGTTGCAGGAGGCAGAGCTAGTGAGCAAGCGACCGGGCTCCTTGATGATGGCTTGGTTTGCGTCTCCGCCTTCAGGTGGCTTCCTGCATGGAGTACTGAAACAGGTGTGGCGTTCCGAGCTCTGCACAGGGTCTTGATTATTGCTGCTCCTCACAGCACCGAGGACATGCGCTGCTCTGGGGCTGGTGAGCTCCTGAATTCTACTATCTTCCACCATTTACAG GCTATCTTGGTTGATATGGCATCAGAGCATCGGGGTTTAGTCCCAGTGATTGCTGAGTTCACCAACCGTCTGCTAGCATGCAACTCACATCAGTGGGCTGGGGAGCAGTTGCTCCGGACACTTGATGAGCGCCTGCTTCCAAGGCTTGAGCCAGGCTACCAGCTTGCGTCATACTACCCTCTTTTTGAGGAGATTGCGCAGAATGAGACGGTACCTCAGCTCCGCCTAATAGAATTGTTAACCAAACAGATGGTTTCTCTCACCAAGAAGCATGGCCCAGACACAGAACTAAAGTCGTGGTCTCAAGGAAGCAAGGTTGTGGGCATTTGCCGTGTCATGCTGAAGCATCACCACAGCTCTCATATCTTCCTTCCCCTTTCGCATCTTCTTGTGCTCACCATTGAGTCCTTCCCTGATCTGGAAGTCCGGGACCATGCAAG GATTTGCTTGCGGATGTTATCTTGTGTTCCTGGGAAGAAACTGAGGCATCTCATGGGAGTTGGCGAGCAACCTTCTGGCGTCACTCCTTCTCATCCGGGTTCCTTGTTCGACATCCCATCACCACGCCCTGCTCAAGATCTTACGAGCATGACCGATATGGCATCTTACATTCATCTTGAAAGGATCGTGCCTCTAGTTGTAAAGCAATCGTGGGCCCTCACATTGCCTAATTTCAGTGTCTGCAGCAGACCATCTGGTCACATTCTTAGTATACAGGACGTGAGCTCTGCTCCCTCAGAGCAAGAAAAGGCAACAGGGCCGGCGATCGAGAGAATTGGATATACACAGGAAACACTTCGTGTGATGGATTCTAAAGGTGCAGAAACATTGCAAATACTCAGAAGGTACTTTGCGTGCATTCCTGACTACCTGCACTCATCTGGTCTCAAGATAAGAATACCCTGCACGTTTAGATTTGACTCAGAGCCATTTAACCATGCGTGGAGGTCAGATTCACCAGTTTCAGGTTCTGATGAGGCTGATGAGTTGCCAGCCCTTTATGCAGTGATGATCACATTTTCGTCAAGTGCACAGTTTGGAAAAATCCCCTCATGCCATGTACCTTTCATTCTAGGGGAACCTCCAGGTTCTGGTATGGACATTGTCCCCATAGATAATCAGAACCTGGAAGAATCCAGTTACTGTGCTTCAGTGGTGATAGAACTGGAACCTCGAGAGCCTTCACCTGGCCTTATTGATGTCTCAATTGCAGCAAATACAGAGAACTGCCAAGTCTTATCAGGGTCCCTTAAACCTGTTACAGTTGGCATTGAGGACATGTTTATGATGGCCAGTGTACCACCTGATACTCTGAAAGAGGGTGTGGCTGTGTACTACCAGGATCTGTTTCATGCTTTATGGGAGGCCTGCGATAGTTCTTCTAACACAGGTCGAGAGACTTTCCCTTTGAGTGGAGGGAAAGGATCAGCTGCCATTAACGGAACTCGGTCTGTTAAGCTTATGGAGGTAACTCCGAAGGTTTTGATTGGAGCTGTTGAAAGATATCTCGCTTCCTTTGTTGTCAGTGTTGCTGGAGATTCACTTGTAAACATTCTGAGAGGAAATGGAATCATTAAGAACATCGTGTGGGAAGAAAGTGTCTCAGATGCCAGTGTAGGTGCTGATGCACTGGTTCCATACTCACCGGACAGCAATCTCCAGCTTCAGCTCATAGATGACGACGATATTGGGGTTGGTTCTGAGAGGTATGGCCATGAAAGCAAGAGGGATATGGGAGTCATGCGGGTCATGATATTCCTACCACCCAGGTATCACCTCCTCTTCTTGATGGAAGTAGGATGTGCCTCCACATTGGTCAGGATAAGGACCGATCATTGGCCTTGCCTTGCATATGTGGACGAATACCTGGAAGCGTTGATTTCTTAG
- the LOC112884620 gene encoding LOW QUALITY PROTEIN: uncharacterized protein LOC112884620 (The sequence of the model RefSeq protein was modified relative to this genomic sequence to represent the inferred CDS: inserted 2 bases in 1 codon), with amino-acid sequence MALLGAATSLATPTAPRRRVVPFRATASPPALDRRRRPQNVPGEFFVDHRCIDCQTCRWMAPEVFKRVDGQAAVAAQPSSQEERTKALQALLSCPTSSIHTDKPPKDILQVHNMFPLPVDVDQNLLPGVYLCGYHSEHSFGATSYLVTHPQGNILIDSPRYTPRLADNIERLGGALYMFLTHIDDVADHRKWAERLKCERIIHSGDIEEGTADVEWKLDGNGPWNIGTDFELIHTPGHTQGSVCLYYKPLKVLFTGDHVAKSEESDDLNLFLIYSKQSVSLQLDSIRKLLGVEFEWLLPGHGYRIKYKDVQAKNAAMEFLLAXTTQARNVLLQSLLTNNDS; translated from the exons ATGGCACTCCTAGGCGCCGCCACGTCCTTGGCGACGCCCACCGCGCCTCGTCGACGCGTCGTGCCGTTTCGCGCCACCGCCTCCCCTCCGGCGCTggaccgccggcggcggccgcagaaCGTGCCCGGGGAGTTCTTCGtgg ATCACCGCTGCATCGACTGCCAGACCTGCCGATGGATGGCGCCGGAGGTGTTCAAGAGGGTGGATGGCCAGGCCGCCGTTGCGGCGCAGCCCAGCTCCCAGGAGGAGAGGACCAAGGCCCTGCAG GCTTTGCTCTCCTGCCCAACATCCTCAATCCACACCGACAAACCTCCAAAAGACATTCTTCAAGTGCACAACATGTTTCCTCTTCCTGTCGATGTCGATCAGAATCTTCTTCCA GGTGTTTATCTTTGTGGTTACCATTCTGAACACTCTTTTGGGGCAACATCTTATTTGGTAACTCATCCACAAGGAAACATACTGATTGATAG CCCAAGGTATACTCCGAGATTGGCAGACAACATCGAAAGGCTTGGTGGAGCGCTCTACATGTTTTTGACCCACAT TGATGATGTGGCCGATCACAGGAAGTGGGCTGAGCGGCTTAAATGTGAAAGAATCATTCATTCAGGAGAT ATAGAGGAGGGTACTGCAGATGTTGAGTGGAAACTTGATGGAAATGGACCATGGAACATTGGAACAGATTTTGAACTTATCCATACGCCAGGCCATACCCAA GGCTCGGTCTGCTTGTATTACAAACCGCTAAAGGTGCTGTTCACTGGAGATCATGTTGCGAAGTCAGAAGAATCTGATGATCTAAATCTCTTTCTGATTTACAGCAAGCAATCAG TGAGCCTTCAACTGGACAGCATCAGGAAGCTATTAGGAGTCGAATTTGAGTGGCTTTTACCTG GACATGGCTATCGAATCAAGTACAAAGATGTACAAGCCAAGAATGCAGCCATGGAGTTCCTCCTAGC AACTACACAAGCTAGGAACGTTTTACTTCAGTCACTGCTCACAAATAACGACTCCTAG